From Penaeus monodon isolate SGIC_2016 chromosome 42, NSTDA_Pmon_1, whole genome shotgun sequence, one genomic window encodes:
- the LOC119599293 gene encoding paraplegin-like: protein MERISKTILNTLLNQRNSLFSLARRLPRVSKIGSGTEKFSTANLTVKTTLQHKVLQSQYKASWMMVKREFNAVTKLLERSGISKHDQLAILKRSLHTTSSQANQPGPNRNGNGSNSSGGNGNKNKNDDDERKGMLAKAALWMLTAYMFIAIISLLFPGSNQPEIARYVSWNEFVHQMLAKGEVEEVIVRPDLDIVTIILYEGAVIKGKKIDQRTFHMNIVDLQHFEERLRESEAKLGIRSDQGVPIVYERSGDTAGRLLASIIVVAIIVSLLSRNMNIKGPLSMEGMSQMTRAKFTIIDPLLPGSGRGVKFADVAGAREAKQEVMEFVDFLKNPDKYRELGAKVPRGALLLGPPGCGKTLLAKAVATEGQVPFLAMNGSEFIEMIGGLGAARVRDLFKEAKKRAPCIVYIDEIDAIGRKRSSGQGGLDGGSGESEQTLNQLLVEMDGIGSKEGVVILSSTNRLDILDKALLRPGRFDRHIMMDLPNLEERREIFEHHLKSIVLEKPSTYYARRMASLTLGFSGADIANVVNEAALHAARHAKKVVTANDLEYAVERVVGGTEKRSQALSPEERRVVAYHESGHALLGWILEHTDALLKVTIVPRTNQALGFAQYAPKDQKLYTQEQLFERMCMALGGRVAESLVFNRVTTGAQNDLDKVTKMAYAQVRSFGFSDNVGQLSFPEEETREVGRRPYSQKLAATIDEEASRLIFAAYKKTEEVLKANMDKLTLLAESLLQKETLNYDDVEAILGPTPYGQKLVIEPLQFEGEINKWKDAGKDS, encoded by the exons ATGGAACGAATATCGAAAACGATTTTAAATACTCTTCTGAATCAACGaaactctttattttctcttgcaCGTAGATTGCCCAGGGTATCAAAAATTGGTTCAGGAACAGAG AAATTTTCAACAGCCAATTTGACTGTGAAAACAACACTGCAACATAAAGTCTTACAGTCACAATATAAAGCATCATGGATGATGGTGAAGCGGGAATTCAATGCTGTTACAAAGCTTTTGGAAAG GTCTGGAATCTCAAAGCATGACCAGCTGGCAATATTGAAGCGTAGTCTGCACACAACCTCTTCTCAAGCCAACCAGCCTGGCCCAAACAGGAACGGAAATGGCAGTAACTCTTCTGGTGGCAAcggtaacaagaacaagaatgatgatgatgagaggaaggGCATGCTGGCAAAAGCTGCCCTGTGGATGTTGACGGCTTACATGTTCATTGCCATCATTTCTCTCCTGTTCCCCGGGAGCAATCAGCCAGAG ATTGCTAGGTATGTGTCATGGAATGAATTCGTTCACCAAATGCTGGCAAAGGGTGAGGTTGAGGAGGTGATAGTGCGGCCTGACTTGGACATTGTTACCATCATTCTTTACGAAGGTGCTGTTATCAAGGGCAAAAAG aTTGATCAGCGCACATTCCACATGAACATCGTCGACCTCCAGCACTTTGAGGAGCGGCTGCGTGAGTCCGAGGCCAAGCTGGGCATCCGATCCGACCAAGGTGTGCCCATTGTCTACGAGCGGAGTGGGGATACAGCTGGAAGGCTCTTGGCGTCCATTATCGTCGTGGCAATCATCGTGTCGCTCTTGTCGAGGAACATGAACATCAAAGGACCTCTGAGCATGGAAGGCATG agccAGATGACCCGAGCAAAGTTCACAATCATCGACCCATTGCTCCCTGGGTCAGGTCGAGGAGTCAAGTTTGCCGATGTCGCTGGAGCAAGAGAGGCCAAGCAAGAAGTCATGGAGTTTGTAGACTTCTTGAAGAATCCTGATAAGTATAGGGAACTTGGTGCTAAG GTTCCAAGAGGTGCTCTGCTGCTTGGGCCCCCAGGCTGTGGCAAAACTCTCTTGGCCAAGGCAGTCGCTACAGAAGGACAGGTCCCATTCTTGGCAATGAATGGCTCAGAGTTTATTGAAATGATTGGTGGTTTAGGAGCAGCCAGGGTTAG GGATCTGTTCAAGGAGGCAAAGAAGCGAGCACCATGTATCGTGTACATTGATGAAATTGATGCCATCGGCCGGAAGAGATCCAGTGGACAAGGAGGGTTAGATGGTGGATCGGGAGAGTCTGAGCAAACCCTAAACCAACTGCTGGTGGAGATGGATGGTATTGGCTCAAAGGAGGGAGTCGTCATCCTTTCATCCACCAACCGACTGGATATCCTTGATAAG GCTCTCCTGAGACCTGGGAGATTCGACCGTCATATCATGATGGACCTGCCGAACCTTGAGGAACGGAGGGAAATCTTTGAGCATCACCTGAAGAGCATCGTGCTGGAGAAGCCAAGCACGTATTATGCTCGGAGGATGGCATCTCTCACTTTAGGGTTCAGTG GTGCCGACATAGCTAATGTAGTTAATGAAGCTGCCCTTCATGCTGCGAGACATGCCAAGAAGGTTGTGACAGCAAATGATTTAGAATATGCAGTTGAACGGGTAGTTGGAGGAACAGAAAAGAGATCACAg GCCTTGTCACCGGAAGAACGTCGGGTTGTTGCCTACCACGAGTCAGGTCATGCCTTGTTAGGATGGATCCTAGAGCACACAGACGCTCTCCTTAAAGTGACAATTGTGCCCCGAACCAACCAAGCCCTTGGCTTTGCTCAGTACGCGCCAAAAGACCAGAAGTTGTATACTCAAGAACAG CTTTTTGAGAGGATGTGCATGGCCCTCGGAGGTCGGGTTGCTGAGTCATTGGTGTTCAACCGTGTGACCACTGGGGCTCAGAATGATCTGGATAAGGTCACTAAAATGGCATATGCACAG GTAAGGTCATTTGGCTTCAGCGATAACGTCGGacaattgtcttttcccgaagaggagacaagagaggttGGCCGGAGACCCTATTCACAGAAGTTGGCAGCTACAATAGACGAGGAAGCATCAAGGCTGATTTTTGCTGCATACAAGAAAACAGAGGAAGTACTCAAAGCCAACATGGATAAATTGACATTA CTAGCCGAATCCCTCCTGCAGAAGGAAACTCTCAACTACGATGACGTTGAAGCAATCCTCGGCCCAACTCCTTATGGCCAGAAGCTTGTCATTGAACCCTTGCAGTTTGAGGGCGAGATAAACAAGTGGAAAGATGCTGGAAAAGATAGTTAA
- the LOC119599294 gene encoding beclin-1-like protein, producing the protein MDARVTVNFVCQRCLHPIQLDPGFSHLNEHILAELALPIFPGEEAEFDASEVDKLVPPLQLTDSGHHPHGFTLVGESGDTEKSQPLKVATGLYDLVSSNSDIDHPLCEECTDALLDLMDTTLSRTQRQAQMSQQLLNSLADMPDMDVTALESELKNLQAEEERLLAELSEVEAEQKAAREVLEKHEEEKARLEDEEERYWREYCTHKSQLTAMEDENRSLKSQLSYTQNQLEKLKKTNVFNTTFHIWHSGHFGTINNLRLGRLPTAPVTWPEINAAWGQTVLLLASLARKIGLKFSKHRLVPYGNHSYIEVVGESRELPLYGSGGFRFLWDTKFDAGMVAFLECVAEFQQHVEAQGGQAARFCLPYRINKHFIEDPSSGNSFSIKMQFNSEEQWTKALKFLLTNLKWGLTWVSSALFSSTQGEG; encoded by the exons ATGGATGCAAGAGTGACAGTAAACTTTGTTTGCCAACGTTGCCTGCATCCAATCCAGTTGGATCCTGGATTTTCCCATCTAAATGAACACATTCTTGCTGAACTAGCAT TGCCAATATTCCCTGGTGAGGAAGCAGAATTTGATGCATCAGAAGTAGACAAGTTAGTGCCTCCACTACAGTTGACAGATTCCGGCCATCACCCACATGGATTTACCTTAGTAGGAGAGTCTGGGGACACAGAGAAATCACAGCCCCTAAAG GTAGCGACTGGGTTGTATGACCTGGTCAGCTCAAATAGTGACATTGACCACCCTCTTTGTGAAGAATGCACAGATGCCTTGCTTGACCTAATGGACACCACACTCTCGCGCACCCAGAGACAAGCACAGATGTCCCAGCAACTGCTCAATTCCCTTGCTGATATGCCAGATATGGATGTAACAGCTTTGGAGAGTGAATTGAAAAAT CTGCAAGCCGAGGAAGAGAGACTCCTTGCAGAACTGTCTGAGGTGGAGGCTGAGCAGAAGGCCGCAAGAGAGGTTCTAGAGAAACACGAGGAGGAGAAAGCACGactggaggatgaggaggagagatacTGGAGGGAATACTGCACACACAAGTCTCAGCTCACAGCCATGGAAGATGAGAACAGAAG CTTGAAGAGTCAGCTGAGCTACACACAGAACCAGTTGGAGAAGCTCAAGAAGACCAATGTATTCAACACCACTTTCCACATCTGGCACTCGGGCCACTTTGGCACCATCAACAACCTGCGCTTAGGACGGTTGCCAACGGCCCCAGTGACATGGCCAGAGATCAACGCAGCCTGGGGACAGACAGTGCTGCTCCTGGCCTCACTCGCCAGAAAGATAGGACTGAAGTTCTCCAAACACCGCCTGGTTCCATACGGCAACCACTCGTATATTGAG GTTGTGGGAGAAAGCCGGGAGCTACCCCTATATGGCTCAGGAGGCTTCCGGTTCCTATGGGATACAAAGTTCGATGCAGGCATGGTAGCCTTTCTGGAGTGTGTGGCAGAGTTCCAACAGCACGTAGAAGCACAGGGAGGCCAGGCAGCACGCTTCTGTCTGCCGTACCGGATCAACAAGCACTTCATTGAGGACCCTTCTTCAGGAAATTCTTTCTCAATCAA GATGCAGTTTAACAGTGAGGAACAGTGGACAAAAGCACTCAAGTTCCTTCTAACAAACCTCAAGTGGGGCCTCACCTGGGTGTCGTCTGCTCTCTTCTCAAGCACTCAGGGTGAAGGATAA